The DNA sequence GCAGTGGCATCCTGCGTGGATACAAAGATACTCGCGCTATTTTCTTCATTACTTTCATCGCTTACTGGATATTAGGACTCCCCATTGGTTATCTGTTAGCACTGACAGACTGGCTGGTGCCTGCGATGGGGCCGGCAGGTTTCTGGACAGGTTTCATTATTGGTCTTACTTGTGCTGCTATTATGATGGTCTGGCGTATGCGATATCTGCAACATCAACCGGCTAGCATAACCTTGCAACGTGCCGCACGTTGATGAGTCGTAGAAAAGATGCGCAATGAACGGCTATTTTTTCTGCTTCTGTACGGTTGAGCTACCATTATGCGGAAAAAAGCGCGATTTTTCCTTGCCAGCACCATTGGCTGTCGTTAATATTCGTTCCCGATGTCATCTGTGGCAGCGGTTTGCGTTCTTAGCTCAGTTGGTTAGAGCACCACCTTGACATGGTGGGGGTCGGAGGTTCGAGTCCTCTAGAACGCACCACTTTGCGACCGTAGCTCAGTTGGTTAGAGCACCACCTTGACATGGTGGGGGTCGGTGGTTCGAGTCCACTCGGTCGCACCATTGCGTTCTTAGCTCAGTTGGTTAGAGCACCACCTTGACATGGTGGGGGTCGGAGGTTCGAGTCCTCTAGAACGCACCACATCAATGCAACAACCTCATTCGATCCCTTTTCCCACCTTTAGCAACGCTGAAAACAGCTTTAATTTAGTACTTTATTGTAAAAGTCTGATCTCACGCAATATACAAAAGCCATCTGCTCGGTTTTTTGATTGGTTTTCGTATACTTAGCGACTATAATGCAGAACGTTGTTTCACAATCATGGTTTCAGCGTATGGTATTCAAATTATCTAAAACAGTTTTCCGTTATGGAACACAGTACCATACCTGTTTACAGCACCTGTTTTTCTCTCCTCTGATATATGTTTGTGCAGTCAACCGTTTTAACAGGCTGGCTTTGAGCAGCCATAATTTTATCTTCGCGGCCCTCACATCCGCAGCGAAGTTCCTGATCCCTAATTCAACACAACTTAGCAGATAACTCGTCATGAAAAAGACCAAAATTGTATGTACCATTGGCCCAAAAACCGAATCAGAAGCAATGCTGACTTCACTGCTTGATGCAGGCATGAATGTAATGCGTCTCAACTTCTCTCACGGCGATTATGAAGAGCACGGGCAGCGTATCGCTAACCTGCGTGCCGTGATGGAAAAAACCGGCCACCAGGCTGCCATCCTGCTGGATACCAAAGGTCCGGAAATTCGCACCATCAAGCTGGCCGGTGGCAACGATGTCAGTCTGAAAGCCGGACAAAAATTCACTTTCACTACAGATCAATCTGTCATTGGCGATGAAACCTGCGTTGCGGTCACTTATGCGGGATTTGCTAATGATCTGCGCATTGGTAATACCGTACTGGTTGATGATGGCCTGATCGGCATGGAAGTTATTGAAGTTACGGAAAATACTGTTGTTTGTACGGTACTGAATAATGGTGAGCTGGGTGAAAATAAAGGCGTTAACCTGCCTGGCGTTTCTATCCAGTTACCTGCTTTGGCAGAAAAAGATAAGCGCGACCTTATTTTTGGTTGTGAGCAAGGTGTTGATTTCGTTGCTGCCTCTTTCATTCGTAAACGTTCCGACGTGCTTGAAATTCGTGAGCATCTCAAAGCCAACGGCGGCGAACATATCCAAATCATCTCAAAAATTGAAAACCAGGAAGGTTTGAACAATTTTGACGAAATTCTTGATGCTTCTGACGGCATCATGGTAGCGCGTGGTGACCTTGGGGTAGAGATACCTGTTGAAGAAGTTATTTTCGCTCAGAAGATGATGATCAAGAAGTGTAACCGTGCACGTAAAGTTGTTATTACTGCCACACAAATGCTCGACTCAATGATCAAAAACCCGCGCCCTACTCGTGCAGAAGCCGGTGATGTCGCCAATGCCATTCTCGATGGTACCGATGCTGTGATGCTGTCAGGTGAAAGTGCTAAAGGTAAGTATCCGCTTGAATCCGTCACCATCATGGCGACTATCTGTGAGCGCACTGATCGCGTTATGAAGAGCCGTATCGATGCACAGGTAGAAAACCGTAAAATGCGCATCACAGAAGCTGTTTGCCGTGGTGCTGTAGAAACCGCGGAAAATCTGGAAGCACCGATTATCGTAGTCGCTACTGAAGGTGGAAAATCAGCAAAAGCTGTACGTAAATACTTCCCTAATGCCATCATCCTTGCCCTGACGACCAATCAACAAACTGCCCGTCAGTTGATCCTGACTAAAGGTGTAGTCACTAAAGTTGTTGACCAGTTTGGTTCAACAGACGATTTCTACCGTGTTGGTAAAGAAATCGCACTCGCCAGTGAGTATGCTCAAAAAGGCGATGTTGTCGTGATGGTCTCTGGTGCACTGGTTCCAAGTGGCACTACCAATACCGCTTCAGTTCACGTTTTATAATTAAAAACAGTATCTGAATGTAAACACGCCTCGTTGAGGCGTTTTTTATTTGTCTTCGTCATTGCGCCATACCCATTTTTTAGCATTAAGAGTGCCAGTAAAAGTGATTTTTATTTCTGCAGTTCTATAACTAAAAAATGTGCTTTCGCCCATTATTGTACTCTTTAATCTAAAAGCGGTGTAAGTTTGAGCGAACAATCAAAATTCCGCACTTAACCATCAAAAATATATTCTCATTAGAAAAAACTTTGTGTAATACTTATCAGGCTACATGGAGATTAACTCAATCTAGAGGGTATTAATAATGAATCGTACTAAACTGGTACTGGGCGCGGTAGTTCTGGCTTCAACTATGCTGGCAGGTTGTGCAAACAACACTAAACTGGATCAGCTTTCTTCTGACGTTCAGACTCTGAACGCCAAAGTTGACCAGCTGAGCGGTGATGTGAACGCAATGCGTTCTGACGTTCAGGCAGCTAAAGACGACGCAGCTCGTGCTAACCAGCGTCTGGACAACCAGACTCGTTCTTACCGTAAATAAGAACCCTGGTAATGAAAAATGGTGCACATCAGTGCGCCATTTTTTTTTATCCTGTTTCCAGCAGCTTTTTCTCCCTCTGCTGCTGCTCTGGAAACACGCTAATGCTTTTTAACAGCTCAGGTAATCAGGTGTTCAGCTTTTTGCCTGACAGCCCTTATCATCGCTTCCAGACCCTGTGTACGCGACGGTGTCAGATGGTTAGTCAGCGCCAGTTGTTCGAACCATGGACGGATATCTATCGTCAATAGCTGTTGTGGACTTAACCCGTGGTACAGAATGATGACGATTGCCACCAATCCTTTGACGATAGCAGCATCACTATCACCCATCAGTTCTGATTCACCGTTACTGTTGCATGACATCGTGATCCAGACCTGGCTCTGACAACCAGCAATAAGGTTCTCAGATTGGTGCAATGATGGCGTGGCAGCCGGAAGCATAGCGCCCAACTCGATGATGTAGAGATACTTCTCTTCCCAGTTTGCACAGCGGGAAAAGTTGCGCAGTAGTTTTTCTTTATCCGGCAATGTTGCCATGGAAACTCCCTTAAAGATTGGGGGGCCTTAGCCCCCCAACAGATGATGTATACGTTGCAGACCTGCAACCAGCCGATCCACTTCCTCGTGTGTATTATAAAGCACAAAAGAAGCACGGCACATTGCCGGGACACCATAGTGCGCCATTAATGGCATAGCGCAGTGATGACCGGTACGAATGGCAATGCCATAGTTATCAAGGAAACTGCCGACATCATAAGCATGGTGGTGACCAAGATTGAATGCGATAACACCTGCTCGCTGCTGTGGACCATAGATAACGAGGTCAGGGACAGTGGCAAGCGCCTTCAGTGCGTAACGCATCAGGCTGGCTTCATAATCAGCGATGTTATCAAGGCTCTGACGATTTACCCACTCTATAGCAGCACCTAACCCGATGATGCCAGCAGTATTAGGCGATCCAGCTTCAAAACGCCATGGCGCAGCCGCATAGCTTGTGCCATGGGTAAGGCTCACCTCGCTGATCATAGCCCCTCCCCCTTCCCACGGGGGCATCACATCCAGCAGCGCCTTTCTCGCAAACAATACTCCGATGCCAGAAGGACCATATAACTTATGTCCGGAAAAGAGGTAAAAATCGCAATCGATCTCTTTTACGTCAACACCATGATGCATAACAGCCTGGGCACCATCAACCAGGGTCACCACCCCGGCATTACGGGCTATGGCAACAATATCTCTGACCGGATTAACAGTTCCCAGCACATTGGAAACCTGAGTGACAGCAAGCAATCGCGTCCGGCTGTCCAGTAGCGCCGGAAGTTTGGCCAGATCTAACTCGCCCTCATCCGTGAGAGGAATGAAGCGAATTTCCGCACCGGTACGCGCTGCCAGCATCTGCCACGGAACAATGTTCGCGTGGTGCTCCATCTCGGTGATAATAATATTATCACCTGCACTGACCGCCATGTTTCCCCAGCTATTGGCAACC is a window from the Erwinia sp. genome containing:
- the pykF gene encoding Pyruvate kinase I (ID:JIFNMEKO_01593;~source:Prodigal:2.6) — protein: MKKTKIVCTIGPKTESEAMLTSLLDAGMNVMRLNFSHGDYEEHGQRIANLRAVMEKTGHQAAILLDTKGPEIRTIKLAGGNDVSLKAGQKFTFTTDQSVIGDETCVAVTYAGFANDLRIGNTVLVDDGLIGMEVIEVTENTVVCTVLNNGELGENKGVNLPGVSIQLPALAEKDKRDLIFGCEQGVDFVAASFIRKRSDVLEIREHLKANGGEHIQIISKIENQEGLNNFDEILDASDGIMVARGDLGVEIPVEEVIFAQKMMIKKCNRARKVVITATQMLDSMIKNPRPTRAEAGDVANAILDGTDAVMLSGESAKGKYPLESVTIMATICERTDRVMKSRIDAQVENRKMRITEAVCRGAVETAENLEAPIIVVATEGGKSAKAVRKYFPNAIILALTTNQQTARQLILTKGVVTKVVDQFGSTDDFYRVGKEIALASEYAQKGDVVVMVSGALVPSGTTNTASVHVL
- the lpp gene encoding Major outer membrane prolipoprotein Lpp (ID:JIFNMEKO_01594;~source:Prodigal:2.6) encodes the protein MNRTKLVLGAVVLASTMLAGCANNTKLDQLSSDVQTLNAKVDQLSGDVNAMRSDVQAAKDDAARANQRLDNQTRSYRK
- the sufE gene encoding Cysteine desulfuration protein SufE (ID:JIFNMEKO_01595;~source:Prodigal:2.6), whose amino-acid sequence is MATLPDKEKLLRNFSRCANWEEKYLYIIELGAMLPAATPSLHQSENLIAGCQSQVWITMSCNSNGESELMGDSDAAIVKGLVAIVIILYHGLSPQQLLTIDIRPWFEQLALTNHLTPSRTQGLEAMIRAVRQKAEHLIT
- the sufS gene encoding Cysteine desulfurase (ID:JIFNMEKO_01596;~source:Prodigal:2.6); protein product: MSLDVTALRAQFPVLSQQINGYPLAYLDSAASAQKPQSVIDAERHFYETGYAAVHRGIHSLSASATTAMESVRASVADFLGAGTPEEIIFVKGTTEGINLVANSWGNMAVSAGDNIIITEMEHHANIVPWQMLAARTGAEIRFIPLTDEGELDLAKLPALLDSRTRLLAVTQVSNVLGTVNPVRDIVAIARNAGVVTLVDGAQAVMHHGVDVKEIDCDFYLFSGHKLYGPSGIGVLFARKALLDVMPPWEGGGAMISEVSLTHGTSYAAAPWRFEAGSPNTAGIIGLGAAIEWVNRQSLDNIADYEASLMRYALKALATVPDLVIYGPQQRAGVIAFNLGHHHAYDVGSFLDNYGIAIRTGHHCAMPLMAHYGVPAMCRASFVLYNTHEEVDRLVAGLQRIHHLLGG